In Haloarcula marismortui ATCC 43049, the sequence CGGTACGTTCGAAGGTCTACCTTGCAGTTAGTTCACTCGCTTTCACAGGTGAAGAAACTATATCCAACGACTGGTCTCACAGGCATGGGACCCATTTTTTAGCCCCAGTCTGGTGAGGGCCGTTCCAGTGAGAGCGTCCTGACCGTACCATGGGAAGGCTACTGAAGGCGATCAAAACGGAAAATAACATCCAGCAACCGAACCCACTGAAGCGCAGTTTCCAGAACTTACTGTTGATTGTCACGTAGTACCTCAGAAACAGGATACCGGTCTGAAGTTCCAGTCACCGCTCGTAGTTGGGGGACTCGCTCCGAGAGTTCCACAGGCGTGTGGCTGTCCAATCCAAGAACGAACTGGATTCCATACTCAGTGAACAGATCTAGCACCGCTGGGTCAGGATGTACCCGGCCAAGTGATCCATGGACGCGGCCAGCATTCACTTCAGGGATTGTTCTGGAGTATCGTTGAACGTGCGGTCGCAATTCTTACAGAGATACCGTTGAAACTCTCTGTAGCTGCCGTTTCTGACCGTCCGGTCAGAACGGCAGCGAGGACAGGTAACACCGTCACGCCAGCGAACCTGCTCCAACAGGTCTGCTGCGACCGATTCCAACCCAAACACATCGAGCGGAATCATTCGTGTCGGGCACCACTGGCGCGGTGCCCTTGTCCTCTTCGACTCCGCAGCTACCGCTCTCCAGTATCAACAATCTCTTATGCAAGAGCGGCAGAGTAATAGCCGTTCCTACTCCACTGCGTTCGTACTTTGTGTCTCTCTGACGAGTAGAGGATACGGAGACAGTGTCTCAAAGGTTTCCGAGATGGCTTCGAGCACAACCTCTCGAATGTGGCTCCAGCTGTAGCTCAGAGATTCATTTCACCGTTTAGTATATCGGTTTCAAGCTAATCAGGAGGCTGCCAGTGACTGCCTACGGAATCACGACATCTTTCATCCGTCCCTCACAGCGGCGACACGTGAGTTCCCTGCTCGGTGCCGTTGTCCGATAGCCACAGTTGGTACATTTGAACTCTTTTTGCTCTTTCGCAAGTGGGTCTCGCCGGCTCATATGGCATATTTAGTATCCCTATAGTAATAATTCTTTTCGGCCATCATATCATTCACCCAATTACACTATGAGCACATCTCTCCGGTAGTAAGAGAGTATATACAATGGGTTATTATAGTGAAATGTGGCGTATAGAATAATCTATAGCGGGGGTAGTTGAACCCCACCTGAGAGACTATCACCTACTGGCGTTTGCTCACGTTATTCCAGCCGTTGAATCCTCGCGAGAAACACATCCAATTCAACAAAACCGACCAACAACTGCGACACCATACCCGAATCAGAATGGGTGCGACAAGTGCTCTGCAGGGATGGAGTTTCGCACGGTTACGAGTGGATCGACGACTTGGCTTATTTCGAGTCCGCCAACAAGACTGGAAAACAGGTATGCCTCTGTCTTCGACATGTCGTGATCGGCTTGCAAGAGGTCAAGGATATCACGGTTAGCCAATTTGACTGCCTCTTCCATCGTGTCGGCGCTGGCGATTGACTTGATATTCTCACCCGTATCTACAATGGGACGGTCGAGTCCAACACCGGGGTCCGAAATCACTGAAACCGTGACATCGATTTCGGTCCCGATTTCGGCACCTGTCCCGCACATCTCTCCGTCGGCCATAGCGGCCTTGGAGTCGCCCATCGCCAACATTGCCCCGTCCTGAAATACGGGGAAGTAAGCAGTGGTTCCGCCGGTCATGTCGGTGGTATCGAGGTTCCCACCATGGTCGTGAGGGGTCAGTGTCGTGATGGTCTCTTCTGCGGTAGCCACACCAATTGTCCCGATCATCGGCTCGATCGGAATTTCGTGGCCGTCGAATTCGATCGTGTCACCATCGACTTCGGTGATTCGGGTCGCAGGGTGTTCAATCTCTTCGTCGTCTTGTAGCAATCCGAAGTCCGGCGTCGTGACCACTCGGCCCTGGCCCTCGGTGACCCGCACCGCTTCAATCTCGACCGCCAAGATGTCACCCGGCTCAGCACCCTCTACTTCGATTGGGCCGGTCGCTGCGTTCACTTCGTCCGGAATCGAATCAAGGAGGTCGTCACCAGTCTGAATCGTTTTATTGAGACTATCGATAGTCTCGATTGTGAGCGATTCCCCGTCGGCAGCTGTATAGACCGGATCCATCTCCGGAGAGAACTCGTAGATGTGGCCGTCCTCGTCGAATGAGACACATCGGCGTGACATATAGATTCTCTTCGGGCAAATGCTACAAAAAAGTCTCCCCGATACGCTGGGACGCTCTCAACCGCTGTGTCTTCGTCCGCTGCGGTTGTTGCTGAAGTCAGCCGAGGCATAACTGTCTGAGAGAGCCCGTGAGCGTACCCACAAGGCAACTGGCCTGGCTCGCTAGCCCATCCCCTTACTCTCGGCCACTGGGGTCGATACCGAGCCAGACCGCGATATATCGATACGCGAAGACAACAACAAGGATAATACCGAATTCGAGCCAGATTGCAATGTCACCCACAACGGCCTGGGATAGTTCAAGAATGAAAAATACCAGCAGCAACATTGCAATATAGTAGAGCGCGAGTTCAACGAGTTGATTTTTCTCCATACACCTCTTACGTCGAGCCCCCTCTCAAACCCTGTCCTCTATATCGGTAGGGAAGCCACACGCAAGCACAATCCACTACGGAAGGTTCGAAACCCGACCACTGGACCAAGCTGTTTCCTGTTAGAGCGTGTCATAGAAACATCCAGAACTGGGACCACTCAGGGTAGAAAATATTGGGATGGGAAGCTTTGTTGGAATACTATTAGTTTGACACTGATACCGCTGAAACAGCCGTTAGGTAGCTACTGCGAACTGAACAGGGAAAGAACTATTCAGATAGAGATGATAATTTCAGAACATGAACACAGATAGTCATGACTTTGGAAAGGGCCTCTGTTTTTATTTTCGCCGCTTAGCACTTGTTTTACTTGTCCTATTTGCCTTTAGAGGCGCTACAGGAGGTATCCGTGAGTTTGTTGTTAATGGTAACTGGCTGGCTGGGAGCTTCGGTGTTATAGTTGTGAGTGTAATCGCCTATTGGCTTTTTAATCTATACGTTGGCTCTTATAATGAGGCATAAAACTCCTGTACTGATCGATTCACGGCCTGTTGTACAAGTCGCTACTACCGAAATCGTATACTATCAATCTCAACTAGGCGAATACAACGCTCAGTAGAACTGCGCGCTAAACGAGTCACACCGAGTTTAATTCGAAGTAGAGGGTGTCATAGAACAGTTACCACACCAAAGAGCAGGGTGAATGCTGAGGTGGTATGGACTCAGCGACCCTGCAGAATGAGCCTTCGGTAGAGTCGTTCTTCAATGTCGCGGAGACCGAGACGTTAGCGTTGTTTGAGCATCTCTCCTTCGAGTTTCTTGGCGAGTTCGACGTGTTCGCCCCGGCGGAGACGGGGCGAACACGAGAGCATAAACCACCAGAGATGCTGCGTGGGTTCCTCCACTGCTATTACCGTGATATCTACGGAATTCGTCCTGCTGAGCGGGAGCTTCAGAACACGGTTGTCTGGCTGAGCTGTGGCTTCGATCGACCGCCGTCAAGAGACGCGGTCGATCGGTTCCTTACTGACCTCGAACACGTCGTCGACGAAGTCTTTGACCACCTCGTCGAGCAGGCCGCCCGGCGCGGCCTGCTCGACTTGACCTACTGCATCGATTCAACCGACGTGAGGGCGATGCCCGCTGACCAAGATGCGTCGAAATGCTACGATCCAACCGATGAAGAGTACTACTACGGCTACGGCTGTACGATTGTTTCGACCGGACAAAAAATACCGATTGCAGCGGAGTTCACCGAGAGCAAACAAGCGCCAGAAGAGACGGCGATGCGCGTCACCTGTGACGCGCTCGCCGTCGCCAAGCCGATTTGGATGGTCGGTGACAGCGCCTACGACACCCTCGACTGGCACGACCACCTGCTGGCCGCAGGGGTCGTGCCAGTCGCCCCGTACAATGCTAGAAACGCTGACGACCCGAAAGATATCGAATACAGGGTCGAGGACCGCATTGAGAAACACAGCGAGGATGTACAGCTGAAACAATCGATACTAAACCAGACGTACAATCGCCGCACTGGAGTGGAACGAACCAACGAATCAGTGAAGGACTGCGGCCTCGGGCGAACGCACGCCCGAGGCCGCGCCCACGCACGAGCGCAGGTCTTCCTCGCACTGTGTCTTCGCCTGGTCGTCGCAATCACCAATTACGAACGCGGAGACAATCCGGGAAGCACGATCATCACGGTGTGAGAAGAGTTCTATGACACCCTCTCGAAGTAGTCAATCTCGAGTTCTCTATTGCCTTTCCCGTTGGTATCTGAGTCGAGGATCAAATAGAGATTGTCGTTATTTGCAGCGATTTGTTGCTCTTCTGAATCTGTGAAGGGGTAGCTGTTGGTCCCCGTGGCAAGGACTTGTCGAGTCGTGAGCTGCTGGCCAGCACCATTGACGAGATAGAATCCAAAGGAGCCACTGCCGATCTGAATGCGCTCTATGTCGAAGATCATCTCGTACTCAGCGGCTGTCTCGTCTACCGCCGGCAGTGAGTATCCAACTTTGAGGTCCTCCTGCCCCCCCGAAGAGAGAGCTGCCGCAGTTGTACTATCGTCGTCGTTGACTGCAGCGGGATTCTCGATATTCCCACTCGGATCTGTTGGTTGAGGGGCGTCACCATCATTACCATCACGATAGTTGTTCGAATCGCCGTAGTCGAATGTGCAGCTGATATCGACGTAGGACCTGGGACTGGTTCTCCGGGTCGCAGTAACCGATATGTCGTCCGTTGTCGCCGAAAAATCGAGGACAACTTCATATGAATCCCCGAGATCATCGGTTTTGTTGGTACAACTGATGTCCACGTCAAACTGGCCGAAGCCTGTGTTTCGGACGGTAGCATCAACTGGTGGAGAAGTAACCTCTGTCCCGTCCTGTGTAACCAACTTCACAACACTCACATCGATATCTGACTCAGACAGCGAACCGATGTTATCGGTTATTTTGTACACGGTTGCCGTGTCATTCTCTCCAGAGACCTGAGCAGTCCTAGATGTATCGACCAATCCGAGAAGTGCGTTGGCATCTGCTGCCGTGTCAAGGTCGCTTTTGCGGCGAGCACTGGTTTGTGTAAACGCAAGCGACTCAGACACCAGCAGCATGCCACCTCCAGCTATAAAACCGAGAGCAGCGCGACGTGTGAGCGACTGTTTATCCATCGTAGAGTAGAATATGCCGTATACGGTCCTCTTGGTTACACTTACGTGACCGATATTTGATAACACTATTGATTTTTGAAATGAAAGGGTGAAACAGTCGATACAAACGAAGCCTGTATTGACTACAACCGGACCAAGACCTGTTCTCTGGTGAGAACTTTAACAGAGCCCAACGACTGCAAGCAAAATGGCGGGCAACAGCCTCCTGGATGAAGATCGAGTATGCCGACCGGATGCGCACGGTCGGCGAAATGGGCGCTTGGGAGCCTTGGTTAGAGTTCTTCGTCGAGGGGATTCGGACACAGGCTGCTGAGGCAGTCGCTCAAACGAACGATCTTTGAGCGCTCCGACGTGTCCATCGAACCGATCTTATTCTCGCTCTCTTGGAGCTCGGCCCTTACCAATGCAGCTTCAGCTGCCCCGTCGGCGGAGAGTTCCAGTGGTTTGACCCAATCGAGGTCATCGCGGGCCTCTTCAACGCCGTCACGGCCCCGCAATCGGCCCGCGCTGGCGAATACCTCTGGAGTGCCACCGTAGGTACGAAGAGCGGGAGTGGCTCGTTATGTTCGAGATACTCGGCTATCGCCTCGTCCCCGTGCAGGTAGTCGATGAGCGCGGTAGTGTCCAAACAGTTTATCCTGACGTTCCCTGAAGTCCTCGTCAAGTTCCTCTCGCATCCCTTCGGCTTCCTCGCGGAGTCCGCGGTCTTTCCAAGCACCGAACCCCTTCATGACGTCCTGCTCGTCTCCCGTCATTCGGAGGAGAACGTCTGTGAAACTCTCATTTTCCCGTTTCATCAACGCTCCCGTCGCGTCACCGGTTCAGACCGAAAAGCCGGTTACTCGGCACCAGTGGGTATATAAAAATTCCGACGGATTGTCAGGTCTGCCAGCTATGGTGTCGTTCTTTTTTATCGGATATCGTCGGCTGACGTATGACAGAGGATACTGGCGACCAACCGTGTGGTACCCGACGGCAGTTGCTGGCAGGGCTGGCCGTAAGCAGTGCTTCAATAGCTGGCTGTACGACGCTACCGTCATTCGGTCAGGGGGTCCGCTTCGGATCAGTCGACCAACCCGAAACAGGGTCACCACACTACCGGGACTGGATACCGACGCAGGACCGAGGCGACCAGTTCGACAGGGTCCGAACGAGCTTGGAGTACCTCGAACCAGATAACCGCGGAGCGGACCTACTTGGGACCCCCTACGGGGGACAGGGGGTCAAACCGGGGATGGACGACATCGGTGTGGCCCTCTCCGCGTTCGAGTGGGCGGTTGAATCCCGGGGAAGCGTCGTAGCGAAGGGGTCGGTAAACACGGACACCGTCAAGGCAGCGCTGGAGGAAACCGGATACCAGCAGTACGACAACTACGAGGGATACAGGATCTACGAGCGCGATGACCTCCAGCGGGTCATCGCCCACGGGGACAACTACGTACTCTTTTCGGGCTATATCGACGAGCCGTTGCAGTTCGTCGGGCCGAGGATCGACGCCGAATCTGGCCGTCAGACACGGCTGCACGAGGCCGAATCCCAGTTCGAACGGATGACAGACAGTGTGGGGGCACCCCCGTGGACTCGAATCAGGCCAGGAACCTTCACCGTCGACGGCTCCACGGCCGTTCTGGAGGCCAGAAGCGTCGGATTCGGCGGGTCGATAATCTATACTACTCGAAGCTTTCTGTTCGAGGACGGTGCCGGCGTGTCGGAACAGTCCATCAGGGACCGAATCAGCGAGTACCCTGAGGCGCTAGAGGCCGACCGCGCCGAAGTGACTGTTGATGGCGACATCGCAACCGTCGTCGCGAAGATGCCGCCAGATACCTTCCGGGATATGGACAGCATCGGCCTCTACGACCAACCGATAATCACCTGGGGGCTCGCGTGGGAGCCGGGCGATTCGACGGCGCTCCTCACACACGAAGCCGGTGATTCAGTCGACGCAGACCTGTTCACTGTCTACCTGCAAGACGTCTCGGCAGGGGCGAATGACGGGACAGACGGACCGCGCGAGCCCGAGCCGGCAGACGCCCAGTTTAGTGACAGCTACGGCCGAATCGGGCCGGGCAACTCCCTGTCAGTGGACGTTAGCAGTCAAGAGAGGTGGCAGATACTCGTCCGCGGAGAGCCCGCCAGCAGGAACTACGTCTGGACCGAACTCGTATACTTCCCGCCCAGCCTGCTCGACCAGTGATGAATGGTGAGTTCACGACAGCCGTCCGGACACCCGTGCAACACCCAAATTCCTGGGGACGTCCCGGTCGAAACCGGCAGCGGATCGTCGACGATTATATTCGAGACATGACAACGAGGGATACAGTGACGGACGGACAGGACCTCGAGACAGTCGTTGCCCTCCTTGACGACGAGTACGCGAGAGCTATCCTCACCGCAACCAGTACCGAGCCGATGACGGTACAGGAGCTCGCCGACCGGACGGAGGCATCCCCGTCAACGCTGTATCGGCGTGTGGAACGGCTCAAGGCGGTCGGCTTCCTCGACGAACAGACGCGGGTGCGACCTGACGGCCACCACGACTCGGTCTACTCAGCGGTGTTGACCGACCTTCACTTCTCCCTGCGTGACGGTCGCTTCGATTTCGAGATCGAGACCGAGACCGATGAGGACCCAGCTGACAGATTACATCGACTGTGGAGTGATTTCTGATGGTATTCGAGACGAACCTCTACGGTTTTCGCGTCATCGAGCTTATCGCCAGCGGCTTCGCCAGCGGCTCGGCCGCAGTCGGGCTCTACATCGGCTTCCGATCGCTCCAGAGTTTCTACCGCCACGGCGACCCATCAATGCGGTATCTCGCAGTTGGGCTGCTGTTGTTGACCGCCATCACGTACACCGTCACGTTCGTCGGGTCAATACTACTGCAGTTCCGTATCCTCT encodes:
- a CDS encoding DUF7521 family protein, producing MVFETNLYGFRVIELIASGFASGSAAVGLYIGFRSLQSFYRHGDPSMRYLAVGLLLLTAITYTVTFVGSILLQFRILSLPQQDYFLTVSNILQFAGLVCIAYALHRRD
- a CDS encoding winged helix-turn-helix domain-containing protein, with translation MTTRDTVTDGQDLETVVALLDDEYARAILTATSTEPMTVQELADRTEASPSTLYRRVERLKAVGFLDEQTRVRPDGHHDSVYSAVLTDLHFSLRDGRFDFEIETETDEDPADRLHRLWSDF
- a CDS encoding IS5-like element ISHma6 family transposase, with product MDSATLQNEPSVESFFNVAETETLALFEHLSFEFLGEFDVFAPAETGRTREHKPPEMLRGFLHCYYRDIYGIRPAERELQNTVVWLSCGFDRPPSRDAVDRFLTDLEHVVDEVFDHLVEQAARRGLLDLTYCIDSTDVRAMPADQDASKCYDPTDEEYYYGYGCTIVSTGQKIPIAAEFTESKQAPEETAMRVTCDALAVAKPIWMVGDSAYDTLDWHDHLLAAGVVPVAPYNARNADDPKDIEYRVEDRIEKHSEDVQLKQSILNQTYNRRTGVERTNESVKDCGLGRTHARGRAHARAQVFLALCLRLVVAITNYERGDNPGSTIITV
- a CDS encoding antitoxin VapB family protein; this encodes MKRENESFTDVLLRMTGDEQDVMKGFGAWKDRGLREEAEGMREELDEDFRERQDKLFGHYRAHRLPARGRGDSRVSRT
- a CDS encoding DUF7129 domain-containing putative zinc-binding protein, translating into MSRRDPLAKEQKEFKCTNCGYRTTAPSRELTCRRCEGRMKDVVIP
- a CDS encoding acetamidase/formamidase family protein, producing the protein MSRRCVSFDEDGHIYEFSPEMDPVYTAADGESLTIETIDSLNKTIQTGDDLLDSIPDEVNAATGPIEVEGAEPGDILAVEIEAVRVTEGQGRVVTTPDFGLLQDDEEIEHPATRITEVDGDTIEFDGHEIPIEPMIGTIGVATAEETITTLTPHDHGGNLDTTDMTGGTTAYFPVFQDGAMLAMGDSKAAMADGEMCGTGAEIGTEIDVTVSVISDPGVGLDRPIVDTGENIKSIASADTMEEAVKLANRDILDLLQADHDMSKTEAYLFSSLVGGLEISQVVDPLVTVRNSIPAEHLSHPF